In Amaranthus tricolor cultivar Red isolate AtriRed21 chromosome 5, ASM2621246v1, whole genome shotgun sequence, a genomic segment contains:
- the LOC130814259 gene encoding inositol 3-kinase — MGTKNQTNYKSTRSMAFSHQGLVVGNYCHDILLKDDVVLAESLGGAASFISNIFSLFSIHCSYISKVGLDFNYSHSISTPPIISPTSKTTLFEARFSSTKPNSDGSSGSDRTLKRVFACDPINPIDLPICKRFDFGMAVGVGGEIKLETLEKLVEICDVVFVDVQGLIREFDQIDGTVRLIKLKDTNFYPLLPKIGFLKASAEEAQFLDIEEVRKLCCVVVTDGEKGCKVYWNDGEVEISPFSTVQIDPTGAGDSLLGGFVAGLVLGLSVCDAALLGNFFGSLTVSQIGLPKFDPKLLQRVKDEVQNRSLQCTQHQVGDRNKCRFSKPLGHEQFYETLNAIRRAFYIPVQEYNTDLPDVHHKQTTSTLNHCTKHHCS, encoded by the exons ATGGGAACCAAAAACCAAACTAATTACAAATCCACAAGAAGCATGGCTTTCTCCCACCAAGGCTTGGTGGTGGGCAATTACTGCCATGATATTCTCCTTAAAGACGACGTCGTATTAGCAGAATCATTGGGTGGTGCTGCATCTTTCATCTCCAatattttttctctcttttcaaTTCACTGTAGTTACATCTCCAAAGTTGGCCTTGATTTCAATTACTCTCATTCCATTTCCACCCCTCCAATAATCTCCCCCACTTCCAAAACAACCCTTTTTGAAGCCCGTTTCTCCTCTACTAAGCCCAATTCCGATGGGTCATCGGGTTCTGATCGGACCCTCAAACGGGTATTTGCATGTGACCCTATTAACCCAATTGATTTACCCATTTGCAAAAGATTTGATTTTGGTATGGCTGTGGGTGTTGGAGGTGAAATAAAACTTGAAACTTTGGAGAAATTAGTTGAGATTTGTGATGTTGTTTTCGTAGATGTTCAGGGATTAATTAGAGAATTTGATCAAATTGATGGTACTGTTAGATTAATTAAGCTTAAAGATACTAACTTTTATCCTTTATTACCAAAGATTGGATTTTTAAAGGCTTCAGCAGAAGAAGCACAGTTTTTGGATATTGAGGAAGTGAGAAAATTGTGTTGTGTAGTGGTTACTGATGGTGAGAAAGGTTGTAAAGTGTATTGGAATGATGGGGAAGTTGAAATTTCACCATTTTCGACGGTTCAGATTGATCCTACTGGTGCTGGGGATAGTTTGTTAGGGGGGTTTGTTGCTGGACTTGTTCTTGGATTGAGTGTTTGTGATGCTGCATTGTTGGGGAACTTTTTTGGGTCTTTAACAGTTTCACAAATTGGGTTGCCTAAGTTTGATCCTAAGTTGTTGCAG AGAGTCAAAGACGAGGTACAAAACAGGTCACTACAGTGTACTCAGCACCAAGTTGGAGACAGAAACAAATGTCGGTTTTCAAAACCACTTGGCCACGAGCAATTCTACGAGACCCTTAATGCTATCAGACGCGCATTTTACATACCCGTACAAGAATATAACACGGATCTGCCAGATGTGCATCATAAACAGACAACTTCAACCTTAAATCATTGTACGAAGCATCATTGCAGTTGA